A section of the Flavobacterium ardleyense genome encodes:
- a CDS encoding PSP1 domain-containing protein produces the protein MACTSCSTSDGGAPKGCKNNGTCGTDGCNKLTVFDWLANMSLPDGQEPFDCAEVRFKNGRKEFYRNTEKLTLSIGDIVATEASPGHDIGIVTLTGELVKIQMKKKGVDHKSNAVAKIYRKASQKDIDIWSVARDREDGMKVRARELAIEQKLEMKISDIEFQGDGSKATFYYTANDRIDFRTLIKDYAKEFSTRIEMKQVGFRQEAARLGGIGSCGRELCCSTWLTDFRSVNTSAARYQQLSLNPQKLAGQCGKLKCCLNYELDTYMDALKGFPDFDTRLMTEKGEAVCQKQDIFKGLMWFAYTDNYSNWHVLKIEQVREIVAENKEKRRVSALEDFAVEIAAEPEQNYNNAMGQESLTRFDQPKKKKRPTKKKKPAGEKEGAAVAREPGTPAIVAKKNAVKADGQPKKGNNPSNNKDNLREPKTPKARIKITPNKKDDSKE, from the coding sequence ATGGCATGTACAAGTTGTTCAACCTCTGATGGCGGTGCGCCAAAGGGTTGCAAAAATAATGGGACTTGCGGCACCGATGGCTGCAATAAACTCACAGTCTTTGACTGGTTGGCAAATATGAGCTTACCTGATGGTCAGGAACCTTTTGATTGTGCGGAAGTTAGATTTAAAAATGGTCGAAAAGAATTTTATAGAAATACCGAAAAATTAACACTCAGCATTGGCGATATTGTTGCTACAGAAGCTTCGCCAGGCCATGATATCGGAATTGTAACTCTTACTGGTGAATTGGTAAAAATCCAAATGAAAAAGAAAGGAGTTGACCACAAATCCAATGCTGTTGCGAAGATTTATAGAAAAGCTTCTCAGAAAGATATTGATATTTGGTCGGTTGCTCGTGATCGAGAAGACGGCATGAAGGTACGTGCGCGTGAACTTGCGATTGAGCAGAAATTGGAAATGAAAATTTCTGACATTGAATTTCAAGGAGATGGTAGCAAGGCAACTTTCTATTACACAGCCAACGATCGTATCGATTTCCGAACGTTAATCAAAGATTATGCAAAGGAATTCAGCACTCGAATTGAGATGAAGCAAGTAGGCTTTAGACAAGAAGCAGCTCGCTTGGGCGGAATTGGTTCTTGTGGACGTGAACTTTGCTGTAGTACTTGGCTTACAGATTTTAGAAGTGTAAATACTTCGGCTGCACGCTATCAGCAATTGTCTTTAAATCCGCAAAAACTTGCGGGACAATGTGGAAAATTAAAATGTTGCCTGAACTATGAGCTTGATACTTATATGGATGCGCTAAAAGGTTTTCCAGATTTCGACACTAGATTGATGACCGAAAAGGGAGAAGCAGTTTGCCAAAAGCAAGACATCTTCAAAGGTTTGATGTGGTTTGCCTATACCGATAATTACTCTAATTGGCATGTGCTTAAAATTGAGCAAGTGCGTGAAATTGTTGCAGAAAATAAAGAGAAAAGACGTGTTTCTGCTCTAGAGGATTTTGCGGTAGAAATTGCTGCGGAACCAGAACAGAACTATAATAATGCAATGGGACAAGAAAGTCTGACTCGCTTTGATCAGCCTAAGAAAAAGAAACGTCCTACCAAGAAGAAAAAACCAGCCGGCGAGAAAGAAGGTGCGGCCGTGGCGAGAGAGCCAGGAACTCCCGCTATTGTTGCTAAGAAAAATGCTGTAAAAGCTGACGGTCAGCCTAAAAAAGGGAATAATCCTTCAAACAATAAGGATAACCTTAGAGAACCAAAAACTCCAAAAGCTAGAATAAAAATAACTCCTAATAAGAAAGATGATTCTAAAGAGTAA
- a CDS encoding gliding motility lipoprotein GldH, with translation MILKSKHIVILIAAVTLVSCDKSRVFDDFHSVGSAWHRDSIVSYNLPKLDTTKSYDLFVNLRTSNKYPFSNLFLIVALEQPDGMTKVDTLEYQMAEPDGTMLGNGFSDIKESKLYYKEKMKFKSGKYRVQIKQAVRETGKVDGLQELPGITEVGFRIESLE, from the coding sequence ATGATTCTAAAGAGTAAGCATATCGTGATACTTATCGCAGCAGTCACACTAGTGTCCTGCGATAAGAGCCGCGTATTTGACGACTTCCATTCGGTGGGCAGCGCTTGGCACCGTGATTCTATTGTGAGTTACAATCTGCCAAAGCTTGATACAACTAAGTCTTATGACTTATTTGTCAATCTCAGAACATCAAATAAGTATCCTTTTTCCAATCTATTTTTGATTGTTGCTCTTGAGCAACCAGATGGAATGACCAAAGTTGATACATTAGAATACCAGATGGCTGAACCTGATGGCACTATGCTGGGCAATGGTTTCTCAGATATTAAAGAGAGTAAGTTGTACTATAAAGAAAAAATGAAATTTAAATCCGGAAAATACAGAGTCCAGATAAAACAAGCAGTTCGAGAGACTGGAAAAGTAGATGGTCTGCAGGAATTGCCCGGAATTACAGAAGTTGGTTTTAGAATTGAATCCTTAGAATAA
- a CDS encoding transglycosylase domain-containing protein: MAQKKVTKSRTTKKVKDVSYYKALFWKIFFITLGFFLLFFLFASWGLLGSMPSFEELENPDSNLATEVISSDGEVLGKFYSENRSQIKFSDLPPHLVNALVSTEDERFYKHSGIDFRRTASAALSAGTRGGASTITQQLAKLLFHGEGSKFIIFRIIQKGKEWIIATRLERQYTKQEIIAMYLNKADFVNTAVGIRSAAKVYFGKEPKDLTIDESAMLVGMLNNPSYYNPLRRLEKTQARRDIVLKQMERNGFLTEQEKKTYQAKPIKLDFKPESHKEGTATYFREFLREYLKGWSKDNKKADGSDYDIYRDGLKIYTTIDSRIQKYAEEAVTMHLSNLQEEFFAESKNNKNAPFVNISKEETDRIMMRAIKASERWRLMKAQDISDADIIKSFDIKTDMKVFTYKGERDTVMTPRDSIRYFKSFLQTGVMSMEPRTGHIKAWVGGINYKYFQYDHVGQGARQVGSTFKPFVYATAIEQLNMSPCDSIIDGPFTIPAGRHNVTKSWSPNNSDHKFRGMVTLKQALAGSINTVSAKLIDKVGPSAVVTLTKKLGVESDIPEQASIALGAVEITVRDMVAAYSTFANQGIYIKPLFVTRIEDKNGVSIYEPIPESHDVLNKDIAFAVIKLLQGVTESGSGARLRTTGGGNGYNRVTGYPYAFTNPIAGKTGTSQNQSDAWFMGMVPNLVTGVWVGNEDRSAHFKRITYGQGATAALPIWGILMKKVYADKDLDISKSDFERPANLSIKVDCWVPKVKDSTTYDQSTDEFEL; encoded by the coding sequence ATGGCTCAGAAAAAAGTTACAAAATCACGCACAACCAAAAAGGTAAAGGATGTAAGCTATTACAAAGCTTTGTTTTGGAAAATATTCTTTATCACTTTAGGATTCTTCCTATTGTTTTTCCTTTTTGCATCTTGGGGACTTCTGGGATCGATGCCTTCTTTTGAAGAGTTAGAGAATCCAGATTCAAACTTAGCAACAGAAGTTATTTCTTCTGACGGCGAAGTTTTAGGTAAATTTTATAGTGAAAACAGATCACAGATCAAATTTTCAGATCTTCCGCCTCATCTTGTTAACGCATTAGTCTCTACAGAGGATGAGCGTTTTTACAAGCACTCTGGAATTGACTTCAGACGTACTGCTTCGGCAGCATTGAGTGCAGGAACTAGAGGTGGAGCAAGTACGATTACTCAACAATTGGCAAAACTGCTCTTCCACGGCGAAGGTTCAAAATTTATCATTTTCCGAATTATTCAAAAAGGGAAAGAGTGGATCATTGCTACTCGTCTTGAGCGGCAATATACCAAGCAGGAAATTATAGCCATGTACCTCAACAAAGCAGATTTTGTAAACACTGCAGTTGGAATTCGCTCAGCTGCAAAAGTGTATTTTGGCAAAGAACCAAAAGATCTAACCATAGATGAGAGCGCTATGCTTGTAGGAATGCTCAATAATCCATCATACTATAATCCTTTAAGACGTCTGGAAAAAACTCAAGCGCGACGTGATATTGTACTTAAACAAATGGAGCGAAATGGCTTTCTTACCGAGCAGGAAAAGAAAACATACCAAGCAAAACCTATCAAGCTAGACTTTAAACCAGAGTCTCACAAAGAAGGAACAGCAACTTATTTTAGAGAATTTCTTCGCGAATATCTAAAAGGTTGGAGCAAAGACAATAAAAAGGCAGACGGATCTGATTATGACATTTACCGCGACGGCCTCAAAATATATACTACAATTGACTCGCGTATTCAAAAATATGCTGAAGAAGCAGTAACTATGCACCTTTCTAATCTGCAAGAGGAATTTTTTGCAGAGTCCAAAAACAATAAAAACGCACCGTTTGTCAACATTTCCAAAGAGGAAACAGATCGTATTATGATGCGTGCGATAAAGGCGTCAGAACGGTGGAGATTGATGAAGGCACAAGATATTTCGGATGCAGATATAATTAAATCATTCGACATAAAGACTGACATGAAAGTCTTTACCTACAAAGGTGAGCGCGATACAGTGATGACGCCTCGCGATTCTATCCGATATTTTAAAAGTTTCTTGCAAACAGGAGTGATGTCAATGGAACCTCGTACTGGTCACATCAAGGCTTGGGTGGGCGGAATCAATTACAAATATTTCCAATATGACCACGTAGGACAAGGCGCAAGACAGGTAGGATCTACTTTTAAACCTTTTGTTTACGCCACCGCAATCGAGCAATTAAACATGTCTCCCTGCGACTCTATAATTGATGGGCCTTTTACAATTCCAGCTGGTCGTCACAACGTAACTAAATCGTGGAGTCCGAATAACTCAGACCATAAATTCCGAGGAATGGTAACGCTAAAACAAGCACTTGCTGGATCGATCAATACAGTTTCGGCAAAGTTGATTGACAAAGTAGGACCGTCGGCGGTGGTAACTCTGACCAAAAAATTAGGTGTAGAATCTGACATTCCAGAGCAAGCTTCAATTGCGCTAGGAGCCGTAGAAATCACGGTTCGCGATATGGTCGCTGCCTACAGTACCTTTGCCAATCAAGGGATTTACATCAAACCGCTATTTGTAACTCGAATCGAGGACAAAAATGGCGTGAGTATTTACGAGCCGATTCCAGAATCGCATGACGTATTGAACAAAGACATTGCATTTGCTGTAATAAAATTACTACAAGGAGTAACTGAATCAGGATCTGGAGCACGTTTACGTACTACTGGCGGCGGAAATGGCTATAACAGAGTGACAGGTTATCCTTACGCTTTTACCAATCCAATTGCTGGAAAAACTGGTACTTCGCAAAATCAATCTGATGCTTGGTTTATGGGAATGGTGCCAAATTTAGTGACTGGAGTTTGGGTCGGCAACGAAGATAGATCAGCGCATTTCAAACGGATTACCTACGGTCAGGGAGCCACGGCAGCCTTGCCTATTTGGGGAATTCTGATGAAAAAAGTGTATGCAGATAAGGATTTGGACATTTCTAAATCAGATTTTGAGCGTCCAGCAAACCTGTCGATTAAAGTAGATTGTTGGGTGCCAAAGGTTAAAGATTCGACCACCTATGATCAAAGCACAGACGAATTTGAATTGTAA
- a CDS encoding CoA transferase subunit A, whose amino-acid sequence MIDKQVKSVHDALEGIKDGDTIMLGGFGLCGIPENCINELVDLEIKDLTCISNNAGVDDFGLGLLLHKRQIKKMISSYVGENAEFERQMLSGELDVELTPQGTLAEKCRAAQAGIPAFFTPAGYGTEVAEGKEAREFNGKMHIMEEAFKADFAIVKAWKGDTAGNLIFKGTARNFNAVMAGAAAITIAEVEELVQPGELDPNSIHIPGIMVSRIFQGKEYEKRIEQRTVRQR is encoded by the coding sequence ATGATTGACAAACAAGTAAAGAGCGTTCACGACGCTTTAGAAGGAATTAAAGATGGTGATACAATTATGTTGGGTGGTTTTGGACTCTGCGGAATCCCAGAAAACTGCATCAACGAATTAGTAGATTTAGAAATAAAAGATCTTACCTGCATTTCGAACAATGCTGGAGTAGACGATTTTGGATTAGGGTTATTACTTCACAAAAGACAAATTAAAAAAATGATTTCGTCTTACGTGGGTGAAAATGCCGAATTTGAACGTCAGATGCTTTCGGGCGAACTTGATGTAGAATTAACTCCTCAAGGAACATTAGCTGAAAAATGCCGCGCTGCACAAGCTGGAATTCCTGCTTTCTTTACACCGGCAGGTTATGGTACTGAAGTAGCTGAAGGAAAAGAAGCACGTGAATTCAACGGCAAAATGCACATTATGGAAGAAGCTTTCAAAGCAGATTTCGCAATTGTAAAAGCTTGGAAAGGCGATACTGCTGGAAACTTGATTTTCAAAGGAACTGCCAGAAACTTCAATGCTGTAATGGCTGGAGCGGCTGCAATTACCATTGCCGAAGTAGAAGAATTGGTTCAGCCAGGCGAACTGGATCCGAATTCAATTCACATTCCGGGAATCATGGTAAGTCGCATTTTTCAAGGTAAAGAGTACGAAAAACGCATTGAGCAACGCACCGTAAGACAGCGTTAA
- a CDS encoding 3-oxoacid CoA-transferase subunit B, whose amino-acid sequence MLDKTGIAKRIAKELKDRYYVNLGIGIPTLVANYIPQGINVEFQSENGVLGMGPFPFEGEEDADIINAGKQTITTLPGASFFDSAFSFGMIRAQKVDLTILGAMEVAENGDIANWKIPGKMVKGMGGAMDLVASAENIIVAMMHVNKAGESKILKRCTLPLTGVGCVKKIVTEMAVLEVTPQGFKLLERAPGVSVEHIIKSTEAELIIEGEIPEMVIG is encoded by the coding sequence ATGTTAGATAAAACAGGGATTGCAAAACGCATCGCAAAAGAACTTAAAGATCGCTACTATGTTAACCTCGGAATTGGAATTCCAACACTCGTAGCAAATTATATTCCCCAAGGCATCAACGTTGAATTTCAAAGTGAAAACGGCGTTTTAGGTATGGGGCCATTTCCATTTGAAGGAGAAGAAGATGCCGATATCATCAACGCAGGAAAGCAAACTATTACGACCCTTCCGGGAGCATCATTTTTCGATTCAGCATTTAGCTTCGGAATGATTCGCGCCCAAAAAGTGGATCTTACGATTCTTGGAGCAATGGAAGTTGCCGAAAATGGAGACATTGCCAACTGGAAAATTCCAGGCAAAATGGTAAAAGGAATGGGTGGCGCAATGGATCTTGTGGCTTCTGCCGAAAACATCATCGTCGCAATGATGCACGTAAACAAAGCTGGCGAAAGCAAAATCTTAAAACGTTGTACATTGCCGTTAACCGGCGTTGGCTGCGTTAAGAAAATTGTAACCGAAATGGCTGTTCTGGAAGTAACTCCGCAAGGATTTAAGCTGCTTGAACGCGCTCCTGGTGTAAGTGTTGAGCACATCATCAAAAGTACCGAAGCAGAACTTATTATTGAAGGAGAAATTCCTGAGATGGTGATTGGTTAA
- a CDS encoding tetratricopeptide repeat protein: protein MKVLLYSLLFFSLPLFAQTKTAIDIKLYNDANAFYQVYNSGDVNVLTSEADINAVRNSTDDEYCLKRAFENFKKIVEEYPYSEYYLTSLYYVGHFEFGELKLAESKKHLLEVIESDQSNGYYIRQAFLDLADIAIEEKDYILAQKYIANIENSTPTRFWCGVARNQDEHRVKFIKERLATGLIRK, encoded by the coding sequence ATGAAAGTATTATTATATTCATTATTATTTTTCTCGCTACCTCTATTTGCGCAGACTAAAACTGCGATTGATATTAAACTTTATAATGATGCCAATGCATTTTACCAAGTTTACAATAGTGGAGATGTTAATGTATTGACATCTGAGGCAGATATAAATGCTGTAAGAAATTCTACGGATGACGAATATTGTCTTAAGAGGGCATTTGAGAATTTTAAAAAAATTGTTGAAGAGTATCCATATTCGGAATATTATCTAACTTCTTTATATTACGTTGGTCATTTTGAATTTGGTGAATTAAAATTGGCGGAGAGTAAAAAACATTTACTTGAGGTCATCGAATCTGATCAATCTAATGGCTATTATATACGACAGGCTTTTCTCGACTTAGCTGATATAGCAATAGAGGAGAAAGATTATATCCTAGCACAAAAGTATATTGCTAATATTGAAAATTCAACACCTACCCGATTTTGGTGCGGAGTCGCGAGAAATCAAGATGAACATCGAGTAAAATTTATAAAAGAAAGACTAGCAACTGGCTTAATTAGAAAATAA
- a CDS encoding M16 family metallopeptidase yields the protein MKKSIYLLLGFLISIGATAQEFSSTTPLKPSDKITRGVLANGLTYYIYSTEVNKNTASYYIIQNVGSILENDDQKGLAHFLEHMAFNGTKNFPDKAILNTLQTHGAVFGRNINAYTALDETVYNLDNIPTNVPGLVDTCLLVLHDWADELSLEEEEIDAERGVITEEWRTRNDGGQRIYDQLTPIYYNNSKYADRSPIGTMDIVQNFKYKALRDFYHDWYRTDLQAIVVVGDINAKEVEAKIKTLFSKIPAIKDPKERYEVTIADNNEPNFKVALDKEVTRSTITFLISQNQKMKYNTYADLQAKLENEIASSLLNIRLKELTLSASAPFKDAYAGFDKLLRTNMALSLDIMPKPNLQKEAFDAVVTEYMRAKKFGFSEGEIERAIASKKTAYENLIERENETSHAAIIEITKSNYLDGKVMRDVKAEYEMAKAIFAGINSARLQERLTENFTSKNRAIAVTGVIGEKNITREEALKVLADAENNTALTAYVDSFAGRTLLENEDVKPGKIKKEKKSKKLGSTTFTLSNGVVVHYKFADKNKSEVLVTAESYGGSSLYEPKDFPSLRQTAALAQMSGIAGFSSSELKKLLAGKTVQTRTSINSITEKIEGYSTAKDLETLLQIFRLQFTAPRFDSAMFDLLKNNLENTLVARAEDINAKMSDSLSISIYGKNNPEIRMMNQSYIDDLSFERMQQIYKERFANIADFQFYIVGDVSADAVKPLLEKYIAGIPTTKSRENFIDNTTKWISPRIDKDVYLPMETAKSTVIIQFEDDMKYDQKNKLMGNMLADVLSLRYMATLREQEGGTYGASTGFDAQRRPQELGKLFISFECDDEKVESLLPIVYQEIDKIKAGNILMEDIEKVKNNYFKSREDSKSYNGYSYDVLYNFYTDGYNMNDPKTYEYIIKSITKADLQKFAKEYFDKSRSYEVVFKPAK from the coding sequence TAGTACAGAAGTTAACAAAAATACTGCGAGTTACTATATCATTCAAAATGTAGGGTCAATTCTAGAGAATGACGATCAAAAAGGACTAGCGCACTTTCTGGAGCACATGGCCTTTAACGGAACAAAAAACTTTCCAGACAAGGCAATTTTAAATACTTTGCAAACACACGGAGCTGTTTTTGGTCGAAATATTAATGCTTATACGGCATTGGACGAAACAGTTTACAACCTTGATAATATCCCTACAAATGTCCCTGGACTAGTTGACACTTGCCTTCTTGTATTGCACGATTGGGCTGATGAACTTTCTCTTGAAGAAGAAGAAATTGATGCCGAACGTGGTGTCATTACAGAAGAGTGGAGAACAAGAAACGATGGTGGACAGAGAATTTATGATCAGTTAACGCCTATCTATTACAATAATAGTAAATATGCAGACCGTAGTCCAATTGGTACTATGGACATTGTTCAGAACTTTAAATATAAAGCTCTTAGAGATTTCTACCACGATTGGTACCGCACAGATCTGCAAGCAATCGTTGTTGTAGGTGATATTAATGCAAAAGAAGTTGAAGCTAAAATTAAAACTCTCTTCTCAAAAATCCCAGCGATCAAAGATCCAAAGGAACGTTATGAGGTTACTATTGCAGATAATAACGAACCTAACTTTAAAGTTGCTTTAGACAAAGAAGTTACTAGATCGACAATTACATTCCTGATTTCACAAAATCAGAAAATGAAATATAATACTTATGCAGATCTTCAAGCTAAACTCGAAAACGAAATTGCTTCTTCACTTCTAAATATTAGATTAAAAGAATTGACACTATCGGCAAGCGCACCCTTCAAAGATGCGTACGCTGGATTTGATAAATTACTACGCACAAATATGGCGCTTAGTTTGGATATTATGCCAAAGCCAAATTTGCAAAAAGAAGCTTTTGATGCAGTTGTCACTGAATATATGCGTGCTAAAAAATTCGGATTTTCTGAAGGGGAAATTGAACGCGCTATTGCTTCAAAGAAAACTGCTTACGAGAATCTTATCGAAAGAGAAAATGAAACTTCTCACGCTGCAATTATCGAAATCACCAAGAGCAATTACCTTGACGGAAAAGTGATGAGAGATGTTAAGGCTGAATATGAAATGGCAAAAGCTATCTTCGCCGGAATTAATTCTGCACGTTTGCAAGAAAGATTAACTGAAAATTTTACTTCAAAAAACAGAGCAATTGCAGTTACAGGAGTTATTGGAGAAAAGAATATTACACGCGAAGAAGCTCTAAAAGTTCTCGCTGATGCTGAAAATAATACTGCACTTACAGCTTATGTTGATAGTTTTGCTGGTCGTACTCTATTAGAAAATGAAGATGTAAAACCTGGGAAAATTAAAAAAGAAAAGAAGAGCAAGAAACTTGGTTCAACAACATTTACTTTAAGCAATGGAGTGGTGGTTCATTATAAATTCGCTGACAAAAATAAAAGTGAAGTATTGGTTACGGCCGAAAGTTATGGTGGATCATCTTTATATGAGCCAAAAGATTTCCCGTCATTAAGACAAACTGCAGCGCTTGCGCAAATGTCTGGCATAGCAGGATTTTCTAGTTCTGAATTAAAGAAATTACTTGCAGGGAAAACGGTTCAGACAAGAACTTCAATTAATTCGATTACCGAAAAAATTGAAGGATATTCTACGGCAAAAGATCTTGAAACATTGTTGCAGATTTTTAGATTGCAGTTTACTGCCCCAAGATTTGATTCGGCAATGTTTGATTTATTGAAAAATAACTTAGAAAATACGCTAGTTGCTAGAGCCGAAGATATCAATGCTAAAATGAGCGATAGTCTTTCGATTTCTATTTACGGAAAGAACAATCCTGAAATCCGTATGATGAATCAGTCTTATATTGATGATTTATCTTTTGAGAGAATGCAACAAATTTACAAAGAGCGTTTTGCAAATATCGCTGATTTCCAATTCTACATTGTTGGAGATGTAAGTGCAGATGCTGTGAAACCATTGCTAGAAAAGTACATTGCTGGAATTCCAACTACAAAGAGCAGAGAGAATTTCATAGACAATACTACAAAATGGATTTCTCCAAGAATCGACAAAGATGTTTATTTACCGATGGAAACGGCAAAAAGTACGGTTATTATTCAGTTTGAAGATGATATGAAATACGATCAGAAAAACAAATTGATGGGAAATATGCTTGCAGATGTTTTGTCACTTCGTTATATGGCGACTTTGCGTGAGCAAGAAGGTGGAACTTATGGAGCTTCTACAGGATTTGATGCACAAAGAAGACCTCAAGAATTAGGAAAACTGTTTATTAGCTTTGAGTGTGACGATGAGAAAGTAGAATCTCTATTGCCAATCGTTTATCAAGAAATTGACAAAATCAAAGCTGGTAATATTCTGATGGAAGATATTGAGAAAGTGAAAAACAACTATTTCAAATCAAGAGAAGATAGTAAAAGTTATAACGGCTACAGCTATGACGTACTTTACAACTTCTACACTGACGGATATAATATGAATGACCCAAAGACTTACGAGTATATTATTAAGTCAATAACAAAGGCGGATTTACAGAAATTCGCAAAAGAGTATTTTGATAAAAGCAGATCTTATGAAGTAGTCTTTAAACCTGCCAAATAA